One genomic region from Prionailurus bengalensis isolate Pbe53 chromosome C1, Fcat_Pben_1.1_paternal_pri, whole genome shotgun sequence encodes:
- the SEPTIN2 gene encoding septin-2 isoform X2, translated as MSKQQPTQFINPETPGYVGFANLPNQVHRKSVKKGFEFTLMVVGQVMTMFSFSSKGESGLGKSTLINSLFLTDLYPERIIPGAAEKIERTVQIEASTVEIEERGVKLRLTVVDTPGYGDAINCRDCFKTIIAYIDEQFERYLHDESGLNRRHIVDNRVHCCFYFISPFGHGLKPLDVAFMKAIHNKVNIVPVIAKADTLTLKERERLKKRILDEIEEHNIKIYHLPDAESDEDEDFKEQTRLLKASIPFSVVGSNQLIEAKGKKVRGRLYPWGVVEVENPEHNDFLKLRTMLITHMQDLQEVTQDLHYENFRSERLKRGGRKVDNEDMNKDQILLEKEAELRRMQEMIARMQAQMQMQLQGGDGDGGAHGHHV; from the exons ATGTCTAAG CAACAACCAACTCAGTTTATAAATCCAGAAACTCCTGGCTACGTTGGATTTGCAAACCTTCCCAATCAAGTTCACCGAAAATCAGTGAAAAAAGGTTTTGAGTTCACACTAATGGTGGTCG GTCAAGTCATGACAATGTTTTCATTCTCATCTAAAGGTGAATCGGGTCTAGGAAAATCGACTCTCATAAACAGCCTGTTCCTGACCGATCTCTACCCAGAAAGAATCATACCTGGAGCCGCAG agaaaattgAAAGAACTGTCCAGATCGAGGCTTCGACCGTGGAGATTGAAGAGCGAGGGGTCAAGCTGCGCCTGACAGTGGTGGACACACCCGGCTACGGGGACGCCATCAACTGCAGGGATTG TTTTAAGACCATCATCGCCTACATCGATGAGCAGTTCGAACGGTACCTGCATGACGAGAGCGGCTTGAACAGGCGGCACATCGTTGACAACAGGGTGCACTGCTGCTTTTACTTCATCTCCCCTTTCGGCCACGG ACTGAAGCCCTTAGATGTTGCATTTATGAAGGCGATACACAACAAGGTGAACATTGTGCCTGTCATTGCCAAAGCCGACACCCTCACGCTGAAGGAGCGGGAGCGCTTGAAGAAAAGG ATTCTGGATGAAATTGAGGAACATAATATCAAAATCTATCACTTACCCGATGCAGAATCCGATGAAGATGAGGATTTTAAAGAGCAGACTAGACTTCTCAAG GCCAGTATCCCATTCTCCGTGGTCGGGTCCAATCAGTTGATTGAAGCCAAGGGCAAGAAGGTCAGAGGCCGTCTCTACCCGTGGGGCGTTGTGGAGGTGGAGAACCCGGAGCACAATGACTTTCTGAAGCTGCGGACGATGCTCAT CACCCACATGCAGGATCTCCAGGAGGTGACCCAGGACCTGCATTATGAAAACTTCCGTTCCGAGAGGCTCAAAAGAGGTGGCAG AAAAGTGGACAATGAGGACATGAATAAAGACCAGATCCTGCTGGAGAAGGAAGCTGAG CTCCGCCGCATGCAGGAGATGATCGCCAGGATGCAGGCGCAGATGCAAATGCAGCTGCAGGGCGGGGACGGTGACGGTGGGGCCCACGGGCACCACGTGTAA
- the SEPTIN2 gene encoding septin-2 isoform X3, giving the protein MTPSAHGAGKGGARADVGHWAGPRRGRLLLFFGFSAIEKTSLKMSKQQPTQFINPETPGYVGFANLPNQVHRKSVKKGFEFTLMVVGESGLGKSTLINSLFLTDLYPERIIPGAAEKIERTVQIEASTVEIEERGVKLRLTVVDTPGYGDAINCRDCFKTIIAYIDEQFERYLHDESGLNRRHIVDNRVHCCFYFISPFGHGLKPLDVAFMKAIHNKVNIVPVIAKADTLTLKERERLKKRILDEIEEHNIKIYHLPDAESDEDEDFKEQTRLLKASIPFSVVGSNQLIEAKGKKVRGRLYPWGVVEVENPEHNDFLKLRTMLITHMQDLQEVTQDLHYENFRSERLKRGGRKVDNEDMNKDQILLEKEAELRRMQEMIARMQAQMQMQLQGGDGDGGAHGHHV; this is encoded by the exons ATGACGCCATCCGCGCACGGGGCGGGGAAGGGCGGGGCGCGGGCGGACGTCGGGCACTGGGCGGGTCCGCGGCGCGGTCGGTTACTGCTGTTCTTTGGCTTCTCCGCG aTTGAGAAAACTTCACTGAAGATGTCTAAG CAACAACCAACTCAGTTTATAAATCCAGAAACTCCTGGCTACGTTGGATTTGCAAACCTTCCCAATCAAGTTCACCGAAAATCAGTGAAAAAAGGTTTTGAGTTCACACTAATGGTGGTCG GTGAATCGGGTCTAGGAAAATCGACTCTCATAAACAGCCTGTTCCTGACCGATCTCTACCCAGAAAGAATCATACCTGGAGCCGCAG agaaaattgAAAGAACTGTCCAGATCGAGGCTTCGACCGTGGAGATTGAAGAGCGAGGGGTCAAGCTGCGCCTGACAGTGGTGGACACACCCGGCTACGGGGACGCCATCAACTGCAGGGATTG TTTTAAGACCATCATCGCCTACATCGATGAGCAGTTCGAACGGTACCTGCATGACGAGAGCGGCTTGAACAGGCGGCACATCGTTGACAACAGGGTGCACTGCTGCTTTTACTTCATCTCCCCTTTCGGCCACGG ACTGAAGCCCTTAGATGTTGCATTTATGAAGGCGATACACAACAAGGTGAACATTGTGCCTGTCATTGCCAAAGCCGACACCCTCACGCTGAAGGAGCGGGAGCGCTTGAAGAAAAGG ATTCTGGATGAAATTGAGGAACATAATATCAAAATCTATCACTTACCCGATGCAGAATCCGATGAAGATGAGGATTTTAAAGAGCAGACTAGACTTCTCAAG GCCAGTATCCCATTCTCCGTGGTCGGGTCCAATCAGTTGATTGAAGCCAAGGGCAAGAAGGTCAGAGGCCGTCTCTACCCGTGGGGCGTTGTGGAGGTGGAGAACCCGGAGCACAATGACTTTCTGAAGCTGCGGACGATGCTCAT CACCCACATGCAGGATCTCCAGGAGGTGACCCAGGACCTGCATTATGAAAACTTCCGTTCCGAGAGGCTCAAAAGAGGTGGCAG AAAAGTGGACAATGAGGACATGAATAAAGACCAGATCCTGCTGGAGAAGGAAGCTGAG CTCCGCCGCATGCAGGAGATGATCGCCAGGATGCAGGCGCAGATGCAAATGCAGCTGCAGGGCGGGGACGGTGACGGTGGGGCCCACGGGCACCACGTGTAA
- the SEPTIN2 gene encoding septin-2 isoform X5, whose protein sequence is MVVGQVMTMFSFSSKGESGLGKSTLINSLFLTDLYPERIIPGAAEKIERTVQIEASTVEIEERGVKLRLTVVDTPGYGDAINCRDCFKTIIAYIDEQFERYLHDESGLNRRHIVDNRVHCCFYFISPFGHGLKPLDVAFMKAIHNKVNIVPVIAKADTLTLKERERLKKRILDEIEEHNIKIYHLPDAESDEDEDFKEQTRLLKASIPFSVVGSNQLIEAKGKKVRGRLYPWGVVEVENPEHNDFLKLRTMLITHMQDLQEVTQDLHYENFRSERLKRGGRKVDNEDMNKDQILLEKEAELRRMQEMIARMQAQMQMQLQGGDGDGGAHGHHV, encoded by the exons ATGGTGGTCG GTCAAGTCATGACAATGTTTTCATTCTCATCTAAAGGTGAATCGGGTCTAGGAAAATCGACTCTCATAAACAGCCTGTTCCTGACCGATCTCTACCCAGAAAGAATCATACCTGGAGCCGCAG agaaaattgAAAGAACTGTCCAGATCGAGGCTTCGACCGTGGAGATTGAAGAGCGAGGGGTCAAGCTGCGCCTGACAGTGGTGGACACACCCGGCTACGGGGACGCCATCAACTGCAGGGATTG TTTTAAGACCATCATCGCCTACATCGATGAGCAGTTCGAACGGTACCTGCATGACGAGAGCGGCTTGAACAGGCGGCACATCGTTGACAACAGGGTGCACTGCTGCTTTTACTTCATCTCCCCTTTCGGCCACGG ACTGAAGCCCTTAGATGTTGCATTTATGAAGGCGATACACAACAAGGTGAACATTGTGCCTGTCATTGCCAAAGCCGACACCCTCACGCTGAAGGAGCGGGAGCGCTTGAAGAAAAGG ATTCTGGATGAAATTGAGGAACATAATATCAAAATCTATCACTTACCCGATGCAGAATCCGATGAAGATGAGGATTTTAAAGAGCAGACTAGACTTCTCAAG GCCAGTATCCCATTCTCCGTGGTCGGGTCCAATCAGTTGATTGAAGCCAAGGGCAAGAAGGTCAGAGGCCGTCTCTACCCGTGGGGCGTTGTGGAGGTGGAGAACCCGGAGCACAATGACTTTCTGAAGCTGCGGACGATGCTCAT CACCCACATGCAGGATCTCCAGGAGGTGACCCAGGACCTGCATTATGAAAACTTCCGTTCCGAGAGGCTCAAAAGAGGTGGCAG AAAAGTGGACAATGAGGACATGAATAAAGACCAGATCCTGCTGGAGAAGGAAGCTGAG CTCCGCCGCATGCAGGAGATGATCGCCAGGATGCAGGCGCAGATGCAAATGCAGCTGCAGGGCGGGGACGGTGACGGTGGGGCCCACGGGCACCACGTGTAA
- the SEPTIN2 gene encoding septin-2 isoform X1: MQKRWGVRSGRRSTGSGGARAGRLFGCGGGAAGSVCLTLLDAPGLSASPPRPFLTFPGSPTPRDPGPSPTPPTRGPRPSPTLPAPGSPALPGPPRALAAGGVRKNPSDPLRILCRIEKTSLKMSKQQPTQFINPETPGYVGFANLPNQVHRKSVKKGFEFTLMVVGESGLGKSTLINSLFLTDLYPERIIPGAAEKIERTVQIEASTVEIEERGVKLRLTVVDTPGYGDAINCRDCFKTIIAYIDEQFERYLHDESGLNRRHIVDNRVHCCFYFISPFGHGLKPLDVAFMKAIHNKVNIVPVIAKADTLTLKERERLKKRILDEIEEHNIKIYHLPDAESDEDEDFKEQTRLLKASIPFSVVGSNQLIEAKGKKVRGRLYPWGVVEVENPEHNDFLKLRTMLITHMQDLQEVTQDLHYENFRSERLKRGGRKVDNEDMNKDQILLEKEAELRRMQEMIARMQAQMQMQLQGGDGDGGAHGHHV, encoded by the exons ATGCAGAAGCGGTGGGGGGTCCGCTCGGGGCGGCGGTCGACCGGCTCCGGGGGCGCTCGGGCGGGGCGGCTTtttgggtgtgggggaggggcggcaggATCGGTGTGCCTGACCCTCCTCGACGCTCCCGGACTTTCCGCGagccctccccgccccttcctcACCTTCCCCGGTTCTCCTACTCCTCGGGATCCcgggccctcccccaccccgcccacccgGGGTCCccggccctcccccaccctgcccgccCCGGGGTCCCCGgccctccctggccctcctcGGGCCCTCGCGGCGGGAGGTGTCCGGAAGAACCCGAGCGACCCCTTGCGCATCCTGTGCAGA aTTGAGAAAACTTCACTGAAGATGTCTAAG CAACAACCAACTCAGTTTATAAATCCAGAAACTCCTGGCTACGTTGGATTTGCAAACCTTCCCAATCAAGTTCACCGAAAATCAGTGAAAAAAGGTTTTGAGTTCACACTAATGGTGGTCG GTGAATCGGGTCTAGGAAAATCGACTCTCATAAACAGCCTGTTCCTGACCGATCTCTACCCAGAAAGAATCATACCTGGAGCCGCAG agaaaattgAAAGAACTGTCCAGATCGAGGCTTCGACCGTGGAGATTGAAGAGCGAGGGGTCAAGCTGCGCCTGACAGTGGTGGACACACCCGGCTACGGGGACGCCATCAACTGCAGGGATTG TTTTAAGACCATCATCGCCTACATCGATGAGCAGTTCGAACGGTACCTGCATGACGAGAGCGGCTTGAACAGGCGGCACATCGTTGACAACAGGGTGCACTGCTGCTTTTACTTCATCTCCCCTTTCGGCCACGG ACTGAAGCCCTTAGATGTTGCATTTATGAAGGCGATACACAACAAGGTGAACATTGTGCCTGTCATTGCCAAAGCCGACACCCTCACGCTGAAGGAGCGGGAGCGCTTGAAGAAAAGG ATTCTGGATGAAATTGAGGAACATAATATCAAAATCTATCACTTACCCGATGCAGAATCCGATGAAGATGAGGATTTTAAAGAGCAGACTAGACTTCTCAAG GCCAGTATCCCATTCTCCGTGGTCGGGTCCAATCAGTTGATTGAAGCCAAGGGCAAGAAGGTCAGAGGCCGTCTCTACCCGTGGGGCGTTGTGGAGGTGGAGAACCCGGAGCACAATGACTTTCTGAAGCTGCGGACGATGCTCAT CACCCACATGCAGGATCTCCAGGAGGTGACCCAGGACCTGCATTATGAAAACTTCCGTTCCGAGAGGCTCAAAAGAGGTGGCAG AAAAGTGGACAATGAGGACATGAATAAAGACCAGATCCTGCTGGAGAAGGAAGCTGAG CTCCGCCGCATGCAGGAGATGATCGCCAGGATGCAGGCGCAGATGCAAATGCAGCTGCAGGGCGGGGACGGTGACGGTGGGGCCCACGGGCACCACGTGTAA
- the SEPTIN2 gene encoding septin-2 isoform X4, which yields MEIEKTSLKMSKQQPTQFINPETPGYVGFANLPNQVHRKSVKKGFEFTLMVVGQVMTMFSFSSKGESGLGKSTLINSLFLTDLYPERIIPGAAEKIERTVQIEASTVEIEERGVKLRLTVVDTPGYGDAINCRDCFKTIIAYIDEQFERYLHDESGLNRRHIVDNRVHCCFYFISPFGHGLKPLDVAFMKAIHNKVNIVPVIAKADTLTLKERERLKKRILDEIEEHNIKIYHLPDAESDEDEDFKEQTRLLKASIPFSVVGSNQLIEAKGKKVRGRLYPWGVVEVENPEHNDFLKLRTMLITHMQDLQEVTQDLHYENFRSERLKRGGRKVDNEDMNKDQILLEKEAELRRMQEMIARMQAQMQMQLQGGDGDGGAHGHHV from the exons atggag aTTGAGAAAACTTCACTGAAGATGTCTAAG CAACAACCAACTCAGTTTATAAATCCAGAAACTCCTGGCTACGTTGGATTTGCAAACCTTCCCAATCAAGTTCACCGAAAATCAGTGAAAAAAGGTTTTGAGTTCACACTAATGGTGGTCG GTCAAGTCATGACAATGTTTTCATTCTCATCTAAAGGTGAATCGGGTCTAGGAAAATCGACTCTCATAAACAGCCTGTTCCTGACCGATCTCTACCCAGAAAGAATCATACCTGGAGCCGCAG agaaaattgAAAGAACTGTCCAGATCGAGGCTTCGACCGTGGAGATTGAAGAGCGAGGGGTCAAGCTGCGCCTGACAGTGGTGGACACACCCGGCTACGGGGACGCCATCAACTGCAGGGATTG TTTTAAGACCATCATCGCCTACATCGATGAGCAGTTCGAACGGTACCTGCATGACGAGAGCGGCTTGAACAGGCGGCACATCGTTGACAACAGGGTGCACTGCTGCTTTTACTTCATCTCCCCTTTCGGCCACGG ACTGAAGCCCTTAGATGTTGCATTTATGAAGGCGATACACAACAAGGTGAACATTGTGCCTGTCATTGCCAAAGCCGACACCCTCACGCTGAAGGAGCGGGAGCGCTTGAAGAAAAGG ATTCTGGATGAAATTGAGGAACATAATATCAAAATCTATCACTTACCCGATGCAGAATCCGATGAAGATGAGGATTTTAAAGAGCAGACTAGACTTCTCAAG GCCAGTATCCCATTCTCCGTGGTCGGGTCCAATCAGTTGATTGAAGCCAAGGGCAAGAAGGTCAGAGGCCGTCTCTACCCGTGGGGCGTTGTGGAGGTGGAGAACCCGGAGCACAATGACTTTCTGAAGCTGCGGACGATGCTCAT CACCCACATGCAGGATCTCCAGGAGGTGACCCAGGACCTGCATTATGAAAACTTCCGTTCCGAGAGGCTCAAAAGAGGTGGCAG AAAAGTGGACAATGAGGACATGAATAAAGACCAGATCCTGCTGGAGAAGGAAGCTGAG CTCCGCCGCATGCAGGAGATGATCGCCAGGATGCAGGCGCAGATGCAAATGCAGCTGCAGGGCGGGGACGGTGACGGTGGGGCCCACGGGCACCACGTGTAA